gttgttatcttttttctttttgttgattgtTGAATGTTATCCCATTACATTATAAAGATAGtgtataagaatataatgttattctattacatggtataacttggataatttggtgtttatgaGTCACgactatatcttttattttaactattcttcctctcatcttattttctataaattttttattctctttcacATTCTCTGCCAAAATATGTGattactttctctctctctctctctctcataacttttgtttgattaatacttagttatttgggaagttaaaaattgaatttatatcAGAATACAATCTTTGCTATGTATTTACATGTGCCTGTCAACAATTTGAGTAATATTAAGCataattttgtgatgagttttgattatcatgataatctcttTTAAGAGGTTgagaattttaaataatatatttgaaacttaaaggattttttttttattttttattttttgagaatgtgaAACTTAACGAGCTTATTTGTACagcaaagaaaaaaggaaaatataactCACTATAACATAATTTAGACAAGTAAGGACtacttcaaaaagaataatattaataaaacacatccaaaataataaaatgatatatttgtacaAATGGATagatggaaaataattttagaaatttttaattttttgagaaaacaaattatattccacaaaatttagagaataaattatatattatacctCAATTATAGAATAATTATacatagataataataaaaacataaacataaacataaacataacaacaacaataataaggACAAAAACTTAACATTTTTTCTCTTATTCTCTTATCATCCTATTTGCTTATACAAATgaaacattcttttttttttttgtattgtttattaaaaaataaggttttagttttttttttttttactcaatggAGGAtctctaatttaaatttaaaattttacaaaaagaatattttactTACAACTAACAGGAAAAGTAAAGTCTGTGAGAAACACTAATATAAATTATTACCAATTAAAATAGATATGTAGATCTCAAACCAACCAAACCTCATCCCCTAAGCTAGATGTTCTAAATGTTCAAccatatctattttattatatatatatatatatatatatatatatatatatatatttgaaccATGGAATTATTACATACATATTCTCTTTATCAACCAAATTGGAGATTCAGGCATCCAAAATATTATCGAATTCGTGTACCTTGTAACATTGGAATGCTCTAATATTTACTATCAAGATATATAGGTGACTCAGGTTTCTAATTCGTTAATGTACCTAGTTCCATTAATTACTTTATACCTCTGGAATATGCTTATATTTTTAgctctttaagtttcaaatatattattcaaaaatctcaacctcttaaaaaaaatttccatgatAATCAAAAACTCGTCACAAAATTATacttgatattactcaaattgTTCATAGACACATATAAATTCATAGCAAGGATTGTATTATGATATGTTATTTGGTTAATGAAGAAGGTATGCATATAATAATTCAACGGTTCAAATATAGACATCTAAAAAAATCTAGGTTAGGGGGGTAGGTCCAATTGgtttgagagagaaatatatGTAGGATTTCATCCATAATttcattgatattattattgCTCCATAATGTCTAGGGATAAAGATTACATAAGTACTCCAAAATTCTCAATAGCCTTCAATGATAGCTTCTTGAggttttctatttattttgcagttttatttttctatgttaTATAGGCTTGAGTTATGttgttttatagaaaaataagaCTACTCTATATGGTGGTTTTGTAATTAAAAGTTTTGCTAATTTATGTACTTTGTATTTAACTTGTTAATTTATGTCTTCATCGTGCACTTATCCAatcaaaattgtaaataaataaacaaacattaatatatgaaaatataaaattcaaaataaacttaGAGGATCTTCATCCTTTTTGTAGATGTGATTTTCTTAACAATACATTACCAAGCTTGTTTTATGTATTGAATTAAATTATATCTATTAAGGATATCACTTCATTTACgctacacataaacataaataataaacaaaacataaacataacaacaataataagggcataaaatcaaaaaacaatatCATGATCCTATTGACTTATACAAatgttatggttttttttagtatttttttaattaaaaaatatggccaatttatttatattttttttattttcttgatggAGGGtctctaatttaaattttaaaatatcacccaaaaaaaaaaaaaacattttacataccgctaaatgagaaaaataaagattgtGAAATTACTAAATATAAATTAGTATCaactaactcaaaaaaaaaataataataataagtattaACAAACATGGTGAGGCTACTTCAAAATCAACAATCCTTGTTTAATAGAGattttaaaagcaaaatttttcttgaatggAACAGTGATGGAGACAAAGAAAGATGAGTTCAAAAGCATCCTATGCTTAGAGGAGCATTCTAAATGAGACGGAAATGTTATCAAAAGGGGAAAAACTTATTCGTACACTTTGTTGTACACATTTATTTAGGAATGACAAATTAGTCTGTATAAGTTATctaatatttgttatttgaaagtgttttgaatttagtattttattttttaaagaaacataatGTATTTTAGATTCAGTTATTATATAAGACGGGATATTTTGTAAACAATgtaatgtgttgttgaaatttGTTCTAGTACTCTTTACAAACGGTTCATACTCTATACGTCttgaatgacaaaaaaaaaatcaaattaatataagTAGATCTATCgttttatattagaaaaaaaattaaaatactttaacaacataaaaaaaaaaaaaaaaaatgtaactataTCAAGAACTTACCAGCATTGTGTTGAGAATGTGACAAAATTTGTCaatgaccaaagtggaccgaaattAACCAAATGAACTGAAATGGACCAAACTGGACCTGAATAGACTGAAGAGGACCGTAATAGACAAAATAGACCAAACTGGACCAAAATAAACCAGACCGAAATAGACCAAGgtagaccaaaatggaccaaatagacaAAAATAAACCAAGTTGAACAAAGATAAACCGAAATGGGTGGAAATAGACTGAAGTTAACCAAAATGCTATGCTAATATGGATCAATTGGAGCGTGACATTAATAAATACTATACttcaaaaacatatacataGATGAGCATGGCCAAGAATCTTATAGCTCAACCGACGCCTCTCAATATATCTAACGAAGATGCTCATGATTTGAATCTCTCTtcctaactatcaaattatatatatatatatatatatatatattaattataaaaaatatatataaattaaaaatattaaaataaaaaataaaataaataaaataaaaaaccaatatgAGCGTGCATGATCACTCAAAAACAAATGGTAGACATTCCTTTGACTACAAGGGCACTCTCCAAGGCTGAGTTTTCCATGTGGACTCAATAGAAATgctttttttcccaaaattggACGAAAGCCAAAAAGTAGAGTAGGTTTTTACTTAGGTTGCATTTGGTATTAGCTtaaaaatacaactttttttttactatttagtttatttttgctactatttagcttatttttgctatttgcTACtacttagtttatttttgctactattcataggttccATTGCACTTCTTGATACTATTCATAGCCGcgctatactatttcaactaagtATTTGCTTTACCAACGGAATTTTATAATGACTTTTAGCTGCCTTGGCTCTCTGTAAGTTCATTTCCACTGTATACACATTAGGCTTATCGTTACTAAAAACCATTATAATAATGAAGGCCAATGATCTTGCGTAAGCCTTTACCTGCTTCTTTatccaattataaaaaaaacataatcatgtAAACACATGGATCTGAGATGCCAAATGGGGGTCAATCTTATCAATTTCCTTGTCAGCTTCCTCAACCAAATATAATaagaccaaataaaaaataaaaataaaaattaaaaaaccttgtTGACTGACCAatatgatgaagatgattggaaGAAATTTCTCATATGAGCTCAATAATTAAGGCTTCAATGTCTAATAGAAAGCCAACTGAGAGAGGGAATGGAGGAGAAGAAAGGAGAAGTTGTCCTGTTTGGAACATGGGCCAGCACATTCTGCACTAGAGTTGAGCTAGCCCTCAAACTAAAAGGCATACCCTATGAATATGTGGAGGAAGATTTGACAAACAAAAGTAAGTTGTTCCTTAGCCTCAATCCAGTCCACAAGAAAGTACCTGTGCTTGTTCACAATGGGAAATCCATTGCTGAGTCCCTCATTATCCTTGAATACATAGAAGAGTGCTGGAATACCACCCCAAAACTATTGCCTGAGGACCCTTACCAAAGGGCAAAAGTCCGCTTTTGGGCCAACTATTATGATCAAAaggtgagctctctctctctctcaactctagTTCTCTAGTACACTAAACCCGATATGAACACAAGATATGTTCAAAATCGAGCGAGTATTGATATTGTATCCTGTCCAGTGCACTAAAACATTGGACGGAAGCGCTTGCCTCTTGGTTAactaattcaataaaaattaaattaaattaaataaataataaaaaaaaaacaaaacaaaaaattgtatccTCCTATTTGTTGATTTGCTACTGCCAATTATGTAGCTTTTGTGTTCAAGCACTAATAAAAGCATTTTGTGTCATCAGATTGTGCCAAGTTTCTACATCATCTTCGGGTCCAAAgacaaggagagagagaaagccaTTGAAGACTTGAGCCAATTGCTTAAGGTGTTTGAAGAAGGTATAGAAAAGGACTTTCCAGGGCAGTCTCCATTCCTCAATGGCGAGATCCTAGGGTATCTTGGTATCGTTATTGGCTCACATGCATGCAACTACCAAGCTGGTGATGAGGCCATTGGTGTGGTACTCATATCAGAAAAGAATCCAGAGTTTCTCTTATGGGTCAATGCTCTGAAGAACTGCCCTCTGATGGGGGAGACACTACCACCTCATGACAAATTGGTTGCCAGGTTGAGTGCCAGGCTTAAGTCTACTTAAGTTTAATATTGAAGCTGAAAGAAAGGGTTACCATACATCAAGCTCTGATTGGAGATGGTTGCACCTTTTAATTGTTTGGAATAAATCCTTGTCTCTtagccaaataaaaaaaaaaaaaatagtgtaggCAGAACTATGATGCTACTGTTTGGTTTCTATAATGGGTTGCCTGTGTGTTTTGTTTCTATTGCGTGTTCACTTCTTAACACTAGATTTGGCTCAAATGTAAACTAGAGCAAATGAAAAAAGTTGGCTAAAATGCTTTTACACTCTATATTCGTGGTTGCTTCTAAATGTATGTTTAATTGGAAGAAAACAACCTAGCTGACCAATATGGTAGGTGATATTTAATAAGGATAGTTAACGAATTGTAAGTTTAACTGAAAGAAAACAACCTAGGTGACCATTATATAGGTAATACTTAATAAGGAAAGTTAGCTAGTTAGATAATTTCTCATCACAACGCTAGAAGATTGAAGATGAGACATGGATGATGGAACTGTGTGGAAGGGTTCAAGCAAGCCCGtgtatattatcaaaatatgttGGGCATGTACTTGGAGCCTTTGTTTTAAGTCAAGTATAACCCAAATGCAAGCCCACTCCAAGACATTGCAATTTGAGTTTAATCATGGTTAACTTCGGATTGTTAGCCTAGTTAA
This genomic stretch from Quercus lobata isolate SW786 chromosome 3, ValleyOak3.0 Primary Assembly, whole genome shotgun sequence harbors:
- the LOC115981248 gene encoding glutathione S-transferase U10-like, encoding MEEKKGEVVLFGTWASTFCTRVELALKLKGIPYEYVEEDLTNKSKLFLSLNPVHKKVPVLVHNGKSIAESLIILEYIEECWNTTPKLLPEDPYQRAKVRFWANYYDQKIVPSFYIIFGSKDKEREKAIEDLSQLLKVFEEGIEKDFPGQSPFLNGEILGYLGIVIGSHACNYQAGDEAIGVVLISEKNPEFLLWVNALKNCPLMGETLPPHDKLVARLSARLKST